In Triticum aestivum cultivar Chinese Spring chromosome 5B, IWGSC CS RefSeq v2.1, whole genome shotgun sequence, the following proteins share a genomic window:
- the LOC123115463 gene encoding uncharacterized protein isoform X2: protein MDPPVIGSPSFPSCRPLPNYPPSIGNIPYVYVPGDGTTIGDFVPCASVAEFSPHQPPPPPPPPPPGYVKTEHVPCPSRTAFRHSQYPQRPPGRRLIPSLGPPFLCRKQYEWGIDFYIRIDNAGYYHAYPHVGGPFQNLQEAEHAIECYLHDRRDTKMFSMDNMSRVDIAIRNSLYFPDGTRRRRLRSEPVDEIRYSERQLVNALMDKYNEDNNLLGDLAYEVNDVACYQPFCEGDLRMWFHHVNFTAKTKSTPYCEFFFAEVIFMQENSLELPVSCLCRLKPTDNGNCFGCINNGSVDMMHPSDVGYAGGHAMNTYQPFSGPRVMPGSYEEESYEAEEARLRSTLQVKMAYLV from the exons ATGGATCCGCCGGTCATCGGCAGCCCTAGTTTCCCGAGTTGCCGCCCCCTACCCAACTACCCACCATCCATCGGCAACATCCCTTACGTCTATGTTCCCGGGGATGGGACCACGATAGGCGACTTCGTCCCGTGCGCGAGCGTCGCGGAATTCtccccccaccagccgccgccgccgccgccgccgccgcctccagg GTATGTGAAGACGGAACATGTGCCTTGCCCTTCCCGGACTGCCTTTCGACATTCGCAGTACCCTCAGAGGCCACCAGGGCGCCGTCTTATCCCATCTCTAGGGCCACCTTTCCTGTGCCGGAAACAATATGAGTGGGGTATTGATTTCTACATCAGGATCGATAATGCGGGATACTATCATGCTTATCCTCATGTTGGTGGACCATTTCAGAACCTACAGGAAGCAGAACATGCTATCGAGTGCTATCTTCATGATCGTCGGGATACAAAAAT GTTCTCAATGGATAATATGTCTCGAGTGGACATCGCTATACGAAACTCCCTTTACTTTCCTGATGGCACAAGGAGGAGACGTTTGAGATCGGAACCGGTTGATGAAATCCGTTATAGCGAGCGCCAGTTGGTTAATGCTTTGATGGACAAGtataatgaggacaacaatctGCTGGGG GATCTTGCATATGAAGTGAACGATGTAGCGTGCTACCAACCTTTTTGTGAGGGTGATCTCCGTATGTGGTTCCATCACGTTAATTTCACTGCAAAGACTAAATCAACACCTTATTGTGAGTTCTTCTTCGCTGAAGTCATATTTATGCAAGAAAACTCTTTGGAGTTGCCAGTCAGCTGTTTATGCAGGCTTAAACCTACTGATAATG GTAACTGCTTTGGTTGTATAAACAATGGAAGTGTTGATATGATGCATCCCAGTGATGTTGGTTATGCTGGTGGCCATGCGATGAACACTTACCAGCCATTCAGTGGACCTAGGGTAATGCCAGGAAGCTATGAAGAGGAAAGC TACGAAGCTGAGGAGGCCAGGTTGAGAAGTACTTTGCAGGTAAAAATGGCATATCTTGTGTGA
- the LOC123115463 gene encoding uncharacterized protein isoform X1 codes for MDPPVIGSPSFPSCRPLPNYPPSIGNIPYVYVPGDGTTIGDFVPCASVAEFSPHQPPPPPPPPPPGYVKTEHVPCPSRTAFRHSQYPQRPPGRRLIPSLGPPFLCRKQYEWGIDFYIRIDNAGYYHAYPHVGGPFQNLQEAEHAIECYLHDRRDTKMFSMDNMSRVDIAIRNSLYFPDGTRRRRLRSEPVDEIRYSERQLVNALMDKYNEDNNLLGDLAYEVNDVACYQPFCEGDLRMWFHHVNFTAKTKSTPYCEFFFAEVIFMQENSLELPVSCLCRLKPTDNGNCFGCINNGSVDMMHPSDVGYAGGHAMNTYQPFSGPRVMPGSYEEESYEAEEARLRSTLQCLDNPEMMEGPPRPSKFWDSLVKVYIGPLGYSDRDRVPPGFPGSGATQHSAPPAPRAQYFGVGRGAMQCFAPPDLSGLSSS; via the exons ATGGATCCGCCGGTCATCGGCAGCCCTAGTTTCCCGAGTTGCCGCCCCCTACCCAACTACCCACCATCCATCGGCAACATCCCTTACGTCTATGTTCCCGGGGATGGGACCACGATAGGCGACTTCGTCCCGTGCGCGAGCGTCGCGGAATTCtccccccaccagccgccgccgccgccgccgccgccgcctccagg GTATGTGAAGACGGAACATGTGCCTTGCCCTTCCCGGACTGCCTTTCGACATTCGCAGTACCCTCAGAGGCCACCAGGGCGCCGTCTTATCCCATCTCTAGGGCCACCTTTCCTGTGCCGGAAACAATATGAGTGGGGTATTGATTTCTACATCAGGATCGATAATGCGGGATACTATCATGCTTATCCTCATGTTGGTGGACCATTTCAGAACCTACAGGAAGCAGAACATGCTATCGAGTGCTATCTTCATGATCGTCGGGATACAAAAAT GTTCTCAATGGATAATATGTCTCGAGTGGACATCGCTATACGAAACTCCCTTTACTTTCCTGATGGCACAAGGAGGAGACGTTTGAGATCGGAACCGGTTGATGAAATCCGTTATAGCGAGCGCCAGTTGGTTAATGCTTTGATGGACAAGtataatgaggacaacaatctGCTGGGG GATCTTGCATATGAAGTGAACGATGTAGCGTGCTACCAACCTTTTTGTGAGGGTGATCTCCGTATGTGGTTCCATCACGTTAATTTCACTGCAAAGACTAAATCAACACCTTATTGTGAGTTCTTCTTCGCTGAAGTCATATTTATGCAAGAAAACTCTTTGGAGTTGCCAGTCAGCTGTTTATGCAGGCTTAAACCTACTGATAATG GTAACTGCTTTGGTTGTATAAACAATGGAAGTGTTGATATGATGCATCCCAGTGATGTTGGTTATGCTGGTGGCCATGCGATGAACACTTACCAGCCATTCAGTGGACCTAGGGTAATGCCAGGAAGCTATGAAGAGGAAAGC TACGAAGCTGAGGAGGCCAGGTTGAGAAGTACTTTGCAG TGCCTTGACAATCCAGAGATGATGGAAGGACCACCAAGACCGTCTAAGTTCTGGGACAGCCTTGTTAAGGTATACATTGGACCACTGGGATACTCGGACCGAGACCGTGTACCACCAGGATTCCCAGGTAGTGGAGCTACACAACACAGTGCACCCCCGGCCCCGCGTGCGCAATACTTTGGGGTTGGCCGTGGTGCTATGCAATGCTTTGCACCTCCAGATCTCTCGGGGTTGTCTTCTTCATAA